A single genomic interval of Lathyrus oleraceus cultivar Zhongwan6 chromosome 7, CAAS_Psat_ZW6_1.0, whole genome shotgun sequence harbors:
- the LOC127106328 gene encoding pentatricopeptide repeat-containing protein At4g02750: MHTSLCSISLKPLSFSTARHHPSFLLLVTQLFSTQQDVYHANLNIAALSRAGNINAARHVFDKTSPKDIVTWNSMLTAYWQNGFLQHSISLFHSMPVKNVVSWNSIITACVQNDNLNDAFSYFTAMPEKNTASYNAMMSGFVKMGRVEEAQKLFEEMPRPNVVSYTVMIDGYAKKEGGIRRARVLFDAMPNRNEVSWTVMISGLVENGLYEEAWELFDRMPQKNVVASTSMITGFCKQGKIEEAWNLFQHTPYKDRASWNIMITGYAQNGRGEEALNLFSQMVRTGMQPDDLTFVSLFTACASLALLDEGRQANALVIKHGFDSDLSVSNALVTMYSKCGEIVNSELAFRQISHPDIVSWNTIIAAFSQHGLYGRAKYYFDHMVTIGVTPDGITFLNLLSACCRGGKVDETVNLFYLMVHNYGIPPRSEHYSCIVDVMSRVGQLKRAYELIQEMPFKADSSIWGALLVGCNIHSNVKLGELAARSILNLDPYNSGAYVMLSNIYAASGKWKDVNRVRVIMKERGIKKQTAYSWMQIGNKLHCFVGGDPSHPNIDDIHEALRRIALHMKVKSNSEKEAIS, from the exons ATGCACACTAGCCTATGTTCGATTTCACTGAAACCACTTTCATTCTCCACCGCGCGCCATCATCCTTCCTTCCTTCTCCTCGTTACACAACTTTTCTCAACTCAACAAGATGTATATCACGCCAATCTCAACATCGCAGCTCTCTCACGCGCCGGTAACATCAACGCCGCACGCCACGTGTTCGACAAAACGTCCCCAAAAGACATCGTCACATGGAACTCCATGCTCACCGCCTACTGGCAGAACGGCTTTCTACAACATTCCATATCACTCTTCCATTCCATGCCAGTCAAAAACGTCGTTTCATGGAACTCCATCATAACCGCATGCGTTCAAAACGACAACCTCAACGACGCGTTTAGCTACTTCACTGCAATGCCGGAGAAAAACACTGCATCTTACAATGCTATGATGTCGGGTTTTGTGAAAATGGGGCGCGTGGAGGAAGCGCAGAAGCTGTTTGAAGAAATGCCGCGTCCGAATGTTGTTTCGTATACTGTGATGATTGATGGGTATGCGAAGAAGGAAGGTGGAATTAGGCGGGCGAGGGTGCTGTTCGATGCAATGCCGAATAGGAACGAGGTTTCATGGACGGTGATGATTAGTGGTCTTGTTGAGAATGGGTTGTATGAGGAAGCGTGGGAACTGTTTGATAGAATGCCTCAGAAGAATGTTGTTGCTAGTACTTCTATGATTACTGGGTTTTGTAAACAAGGGAAGATTGAAGAGGCTTGGAACTTGTTTCAACATACTCCATACAAAGATAGAGCTTCTTGGAATATAATGATAACCG GCTATGCCCAGAATGGGAGAGGGGAGGAGGCACTAAATTTATTTTCGCAAATGGTCAGGACTGGTATGCAACCTGATGACTTGACTTTTGTTTCACTTTTTACTGCCTGTGCTAGTCTTGCATTACTTGACGAAGGAAGACAGGCGAATGCTCTTGTAATTAAGCATGGCTTTGATTCAGATTTGTCTGTGAGCAATGCCTTGGTTACTATGTACAGTAAATGTGGTGAAATTGTCAACTCTGAGCTAGCCTTTAGACAAATTTCTCATCCAGACATTGTTTCATGGAACACAATCATTGCTGCATTTTCACAGCATGGTCTCTATGGCAGAGCTAAATACTACTTTGACCATATGGTAACAATTGGCGTTACACCTGATGGCATAACTTTCCTGAATTTGCTATCTGCCTGTTGTCGTGGTGGGAAGGTTGATGAGACCGTGAATCTTTTTTACTTAATGGTTCATAATTATGGTATTCCGCCAAGGTCTGAACACTACTCTTGTATAGTTGATGTTATGAGTCGAGTAGGTCAATTGAAGAGAGCTTATGAATTAATCCAAGAGATGCCATTCAAAGCAGATTCCAGCATTTGGGGTGCTCTCCTCGTGGGCTGTAATATCCATTCAAACGTGAAATTGGGGGAACTGGCTGCTAGGAGCATTTTGAATTTGGATCCTTATAATTCTGGTGCTTATGTGATGTTGTCTAATATATATGCTGCTTCTGGCAAGTGGAAGGATGTCAATAGAGTTAGGGTTATAATGAAAGAGAGAGGAATTAAGAAACAAACAGCTTATAGTTGGATGCAGATTGGAAACAAACTCCATTGTTTTGTTGGAGGGGATCCTTCACATCCAAATATAGATGATATTCATGAAGCTTTAAGGAGGATTGCATTACATATGAAGGTAAAGAGTAACTCTGAAAAAGAGGCTATAAGTTAG